The Candidatus Bathyarchaeia archaeon DNA segment TAAGCTCTCTCTTTCAAAGCCAACCCTCGACGAGGTCTACCTTGAGTACACTGGCAGGAGCATGCGCGATACTGAGGAATCCATGGAGTCGTTTATAAGGCATAGGATAACCATAAGGAGGGCTAGAGCGCGATGAGTACTTTCGAGGAATCTAGCCCAAGCTTGGTTAGGGGTCTACTGGCCTTAACCGCTAGAGAGCTAAAGAAGTGGCTTAAGGATCCAGTAATGTTGGTAATGTTCGTCCTTCAACCATTAATATGGATGGGCTTCTTGGGGAAATCCATTAATATAAATGCCCTCTTCTCTCAGCACAACATAAGCATGCCAGACCTAATCCCCATTCCAGGAAGCTACCTTGTACCACCGCTACAGGGAATTGTATATGTTAATGGTACGCTGCTCCAGCAATTTTTCTCAAACGTAGGCTCAGAGGTTATGCGGAGCGCATTTGGGGTTGTAGATTACTTTAGTTACATGGCTATTGGGGTGATCTCTATGATAGTCGTTATGACTTCTACATTTAGCGGCGTCTCCATCGTCTGGGATAGGCGCCTAGGGTTCTTAGATAAGGTTCTGAGTACGCCTGTGCCTCGCGCCGCTATAATATTCTCTAAGATCTTAAATGCTACCCTCAGAGCTATGTTTCAATCAACAGTTATCCTTATGCTTGCATATGTTCTTGGGCTACAATTAAGCCCTAGCTTTACACCAATCAATATTCTTGGGGTCTACGCTGCAATATCCCTAGTCAGCATAGGTTTATCGTCAATTTTCTTGGCATTCTCAATAAGATCAACGAGAATGGAGAGGCCTATGCAGTTTGTAAGTCTCATAATGATGCCGTTGATGTTTGCGAGCAATATTTTCTTCCCAATAAATTTGATGCCAGAGTGGTTGCAAATAGTGGTCAGAGCAAACCCGCTTACATATTTAACGGATGCCCTCAGGCAGCTTACCATAATGCAACCAAATCCCTTAGCGCTTGCGGTAGACTTCATCTATCTGGCAGCCTTCGCAGCAGCCCTAGCGGCCGTTGGCATAATACTCTCATGGAAATACCTGATAGAATAAATAACAAGGTTTATCCGGTCAACTCTAACGTATTCAAAAACCAATAAGGTTAGAACGAAAATTTAGGATCGTTCACGTCAAACTATCACTTTAGTAGAGCTGCTTAAGGTCTTCCCACCTCCAGGGAAGTTTATGAGGAACCTATGCGAAAAAACATAAGCCGAAAAGAAAAGAACGAAAAACTAATGAAAAAATCTAATTTAAATTTGAGCTCCTAAGGGAAGCCAATGGGATAATCAACCATACTGAGGTATAGGCTTGAAGGTCAAAGCCCGTCATCCGGTCCCGTAACCGAATGTTTAGGCGCATAACGTAAATGCGCCCCTTTAAGTTGAGTCGTAAACAACCCGTCAGGTGGAAACGTAGCCGCCCAGATCTCGCGGTAGACAAAATCGACCCGCGAGATCTGGAGAATAAGTTAGATCTATGCTTCTTTCCTTAGAAAAAGGATTCGCTTAAAAAATTAATCGCATACTTTGTGGCCTAATTATGATTGAAGTTTGAAAAATAATATTTCACTATATCTTCAATCCAAAGGGTTGCCAAAACTTGAATGTCGAATTGGAGCAGATTACGGAGAAGCTCAGGTCATTAAATTATCATCTCAAAAACTTCCTTTCAGTTTAGAAGTCATTGGAAATGTAATGAACGTTGTAGCAAAAATTCTAACAAATGCTGAAACCAATTAAATGTTCATCGGACAAAGTTTAGCTGAATTAATACATGCGGAATATCGCGTGCACTGCAAGCATGTAGGCGATTTACAATTCAACGGTGAAATTTACAAATTCTTTAGGGTAAACTATCAAATCTAAATTCATAATTTAGGTGGTTTTAAACAAGGATTATAGAGACCTTTCTAAAATTCTGTTAACAGCGACTAAACGAATGAGACTTGCACGTTTTAGGGGCTATTCTTAAAGTAGAAGTTCTTGGTATTCAGGGTTTACTTTTCCGTGTTTTTCTTTGAGGATTCTGGCAATTTTATGCCAGTCTTGGGATATTTTTGGCCATAATTTGCTAGTCATTAGCTGTTTTGTTACGTATTCTTTTAGTGGTTTTTCTCGTTTTATTTTTCTTTGGTGCCACTCGAAGCTTATGAGCCCTGCTCGTTTTAGGTATAGAATTGTGTGGCCTATTTGGTCGTAGTCGAGTGGATATTCCATGCTTCTTTCTAAGTCTTCCAGCAGGGATTCAACTGTTATTTCGTCCTCTGGGCGTAGACAGATTGTGGCTATAACATTTTGGATGAGCTTTGCAGTCTTGGTGAGATATATCCCAATCCTTTTGGGTGGGATTAGGGTTTGTTCTAGGCGGTAGCCATACTTCTTGTAAAACCAACTTTTAATGATTTCAGCTAATGCCACATAGGCACCAAGGATTGCAGCTAATGCTATGTAGAAGGTTGCTGGAGGCTTTACAAACCTGAAAAGTTCTCCTAATGGCGTGTAAGGAATTATCAGCGCAAATGTTATTACTGCTATGCTGCTGAGGAGCAAAGGTCGACTCGGCTTGCTTTTCCAGAAGGGCGACTTCTTTGTTCTAATGGCAAAGATTACAAGGGTCTGCGAGGTTAGGGATTCGATGAACCAAGCAGTTTGGAACAAAGGCTCAGAAGCGTTAAAAATGAAAAGCATTATAAAGAACGTTAGAAAGTCAAAGACGGAGCTGACCGGTCCAAGGCACACCATGAACTGCCTAATGAAGTGTATGTCCCACCTTTTAGGCTTTTCAATGTATTCTTGGTCAACCTCGTCCGTGGGTATTGTCGACTCCGAAAAGTCATAGAGCAAATTGTTAAGCAGTATTTGTATGGGAAGCATGGGCAGAAAAGGCAGAAACAATGATGCGCCAGCAACGCTAAACATGTTTCCAAAGTTTGAGCTCACACCCATCATGATATACTTCATAGTGTTACCAAATGTTTTCCTACCCTCCAAAACACCCTCATGAAGCACTGTTAAATCATTCTGCAAGAGAATTATGTCAGCGGATTCCTTTGCAACGTCAACAGCGTTTTCCACAGATATGCCAACATCCGCGCTTTTTAGGGATGGCGCATCATTGATCCCATCCCCTAGAAACCCAACAACATGTCCGTTTCCTTTTAAAGCATTTATTATTCTGTCTTTCTGGGCTGGTGTAATCCTACAGAACACATTGGCTTCTTCGACGACTCTTGCGAGGGCGTCATCATGCATCTGGGCAATTTCGCTTCCCGTGACAACTCCTTTTATGTCGAAGCCTAAGTATTCACAAACCTTTCTCGTTACCAGTTCATTGTCGCCTGTGAGAATTTTCAGCTCTATGCCGGCGTTTTTCAGAAGCTGCAAGGCTTCTCTCGCTGTTTCTTTAGGTGGGTCGAGGAAAGCTACGAATCCCAAAAACACCATTTCCGTTTCGTCGCCCGCCGTGTAGACAGGCTTGTCCTCCCTTAAACGCTTGTAGGCTACGGCTAAAACCCTATAGCCCTCAGAGCTAAGCTCAGCATATTTCTCTTCAATTCTCCTGCGTACTTCATCCGTTATGTCGGCTATAACCTCTCCAACCTCGTAGAAGGAGCAGATCTTAGCAACCTCTTCAGGAGCACCTTTAGTGATCATGAACCGTTGATTCTGATACTCAACAACTATGGAGAGGCGTTTACGAACAAAATCGAAAGGAACTTCATCAACCTTTCTATAATCCTTAACGTCTATTTCTCTGAATCTTAGTATAGCTTCGTCTAAGGGGCTTTTAAGCCCAGTC contains these protein-coding regions:
- a CDS encoding ABC transporter permease, which gives rise to MSTFEESSPSLVRGLLALTARELKKWLKDPVMLVMFVLQPLIWMGFLGKSININALFSQHNISMPDLIPIPGSYLVPPLQGIVYVNGTLLQQFFSNVGSEVMRSAFGVVDYFSYMAIGVISMIVVMTSTFSGVSIVWDRRLGFLDKVLSTPVPRAAIIFSKILNATLRAMFQSTVILMLAYVLGLQLSPSFTPINILGVYAAISLVSIGLSSIFLAFSIRSTRMERPMQFVSLIMMPLMFASNIFFPINLMPEWLQIVVRANPLTYLTDALRQLTIMQPNPLALAVDFIYLAAFAAALAAVGIILSWKYLIE
- the mgtA gene encoding magnesium-translocating P-type ATPase, whose amino-acid sequence is LKYFGYNELVRKKRRAAIIEFLSHFKSPLVIILLIAGLISGFFGEVVNATIIFVIVTFSVVLDFYQESKAERAAEMLKRRVATTATVLRDGVKKEVRLAEIVPGDIIFLSAGDIVPADSRIINAKDLFVDQSALTGESFPVEKTSLPLKSYDPSITEWSNYLFMGTSVVSGTATAVVVKTGSHTEYGKIAKRLVEREPETEFQRGIRSFGYMIMQVTFLLVIFVFFINALYMRSVLDSLLFAVALAVGLTPELLPMIISINLSKGAVLMAKKGVIVKRLAAIQNFGSMDVLCTDKTGTLTENRIKLVLHVDLNGDENDKVLLYSYLNSYYQTGLKSPLDEAILRFREIDVKDYRKVDEVPFDFVRKRLSIVVEYQNQRFMITKGAPEEVAKICSFYEVGEVIADITDEVRRRIEEKYAELSSEGYRVLAVAYKRLREDKPVYTAGDETEMVFLGFVAFLDPPKETAREALQLLKNAGIELKILTGDNELVTRKVCEYLGFDIKGVVTGSEIAQMHDDALARVVEEANVFCRITPAQKDRIINALKGNGHVVGFLGDGINDAPSLKSADVGISVENAVDVAKESADIILLQNDLTVLHEGVLEGRKTFGNTMKYIMMGVSSNFGNMFSVAGASLFLPFLPMLPIQILLNNLLYDFSESTIPTDEVDQEYIEKPKRWDIHFIRQFMVCLGPVSSVFDFLTFFIMLFIFNASEPLFQTAWFIESLTSQTLVIFAIRTKKSPFWKSKPSRPLLLSSIAVITFALIIPYTPLGELFRFVKPPATFYIALAAILGAYVALAEIIKSWFYKKYGYRLEQTLIPPKRIGIYLTKTAKLIQNVIATICLRPEDEITVESLLEDLERSMEYPLDYDQIGHTILYLKRAGLISFEWHQRKIKREKPLKEYVTKQLMTSKLWPKISQDWHKIARILKEKHGKVNPEYQELLL